The Pelagibacterium halotolerans B2 nucleotide sequence CTGGTTGGAATCGTCGTCGATGGCCTGCTTGCCCATGATGACCAGATCGGGGCCTTGCTGTTCGGCGATTGTCTTGAGGATCTTGGCCACCGCCAGCGGCTCGACGGCTTCGTCGGTCTTGACCAGAATGGCGCTGTCTGCGCCCATGGCGAGCGCCGTGCGCAGCGTATCCTGGGCCTGCGCCGGGCCGATGGAAACCGCGACGATCTCGGTCGCGATGCCCGCTTCCTTAAGCTTGATCGCCTCTTCGACGGCGATTTCGTCGAACGGGTTCATGCTCATTTTCTGGTTGGCGAGATCGACGCCCGTGCCGTCCGATTTCACCCGCACGGTGATGTTGGCGTCGAGCACCCGCTTGACCGGGACTAGAATTTTCAAAGCCGTCTCCTCTTATTCAGTCATCCGGGACGTGAGGCCGTTTCCCGCTTGCCGCGCTATGCGATCGGCAGTTTGGTGGTGAGCTTGATGCATTTGAGCGCGAAATGGGAGTTGATGGCCACAACGCCCGGCAAATGCAACAGCTTACGCTTCAAAAGCCGCTCATATTCCTCAATCGAGGCGACCAGCGCACGCACCACATAGTCGGTCTCCCCGCTCATGGAATAACATTCCACGACCTCGGGATAATCGGCGACCTCCCGCTCGAACGCTTCAAGCGTTTCCTCATCGTGCTGCTTGAGTCTAATATGGGCAAAGACAGTGATATCGAGGCCCAGCTTGTGCTGGTCGAGGATCGAAACCCGCTCCTTGATGACCCCGTCCTTTTCGAGGCGCTTGAGACGCCGCCAGAAAGGGGTGTGCGACAGGCCCACTTTCTCCGCCATATCGGCGACCGACAGGGACG carries:
- a CDS encoding Lrp/AsnC family transcriptional regulator; this encodes MDEMDRKILAVVQQDSSLSVADMAEKVGLSHTPFWRRLKRLEKDGVIKERVSILDQHKLGLDITVFAHIRLKQHDEETLEAFEREVADYPEVVECYSMSGETDYVVRALVASIEEYERLLKRKLLHLPGVVAINSHFALKCIKLTTKLPIA
- a CDS encoding electron transfer flavoprotein subunit beta/FixA family protein, whose product is MKILVPVKRVLDANITVRVKSDGTGVDLANQKMSMNPFDEIAVEEAIKLKEAGIATEIVAVSIGPAQAQDTLRTALAMGADSAILVKTDEAVEPLAVAKILKTIAEQQGPDLVIMGKQAIDDDSNQTAQMLSALLGWPQATFASKLEIAEGKATVTREVDGGLETLELSLPAVISTDLRLNTPRYASLPNVMKAKKKPLEEIDAASLGVALEPTLKIVSTAKPAERKPGSMVSSVAELVEKLKTEARVL